One genomic window of Panicum hallii strain FIL2 chromosome 6, PHallii_v3.1, whole genome shotgun sequence includes the following:
- the LOC112897810 gene encoding DNA-directed RNA polymerase III subunit RPC5 → MATGGEKPPSLDADVDMADLASLDAPAASSAAAAGAPSTRFRPRAKGKPKPKPVAPKPEPLVVPKSEPEPDPDPEPEPGPGPVAAPAAPQEDDRVDAMEVDGAGDAAGPGEGAAAGEQAEDEEDDFVVREIDVYFNPKPFDDDTKLYIMQYPLRPCWRPYELNEMCEEVRVKPLSSEVEVDLSVNKQSENYDQEAPLRLTKQTLSSSKAEDVSDYAVGVLKGNLVHLNHIDAVVQLRPSMSHVISGRAYNRQALQSREMNGGASGSKAPSRKGDERPEDSKDHAEDSEPWISLTYQPAESNIATKYHDKMISNEGGPIDFTMSNSDYVMSLCPGASTRSKHINKCQAIREMLLLPLEERLKKWFTEVSEVNQFDALKHLAPTYSEEEILKVLPDYAYLVRGLWVCKSSLLFDDGYASKRDRILLEFTKSESIPEKILGVWIKPDDLRRKRILFPLCKRRGVMKDYKFISSDLSFLKRYPHIVNEQECAWSTHEMTIRESLEVSRTVERKTKNSTRPNVASKGPNPNTSKGRDGPAQVSDDHVHVLGTVFAANKVRSMQAVVRDLRQLAAKYASNRKDGSKLQALCEAAKSCASLSPDELKRSISLVAVNVHDVFVARHEQKRTVRNVLILLFRKKEPNATLTKQEILATASSHLKREISDKEYHQAVTEICISTEDGHLVLKSGDEP, encoded by the exons atggcgaccggCGGGGAAAAGCCCCCGTCCCTCGACGCCGACGTCGACATGGCCGACCTCGCCTCCCTCGACGCCCCGGCCGCCTCATCTGCCGCTGCGGCCGGCGCCCCCTCCACCCGCTTCCGCCCCAGGGCCAAGGGCAAGCCCAAGCCGAAGCCCGTGGCCCCCAAGCCCGAACCTCTGGTCGTGCCCAAATCAGAGCCGGAGCCGGATCCGGATCCGGAACCAGAGCCGGGGCCGGGGCCCGTGGCCGCCCCCGCGGCGCCGCAGGAGGATGATCGCGTGGACGCTATGGAGGTGGACGGGGCGGGGGACGCTGCTGGTCCtggagagggggcggcggcgggggagcaggCGGAGGATGAGGAGGACGACTTCGTGGTGCGCGAGATCGATGTGTACTTCAACCCCAAGCCCTTCGACGACGACACCAAG CTGTACATTATGCAATATCCCCTGAGGCCATGTTGGCGCCCATATGAGTTAAATGAGATGTGTGAAGAG GTTCGTGTGAAGCCATTGAGTTCAGAAGTTGAAGTTGATTTGAGTGTCAATAAACAGAGTGAAAATTATGACCAAGAGGCACCTTTGAGATTGACAAAACAG ACACTTTCATCATCAAAGGCAGAAGATGTTTCTGATTATGCGGTTGGCGTTCTTAAAGGCAACTTG GTTCATTTGAATCACATTGATGCAGTGGTGCAACTGCGACCATCAATGTCACATGTAATTTCTGGTCGAGCATATAATAGGCAGGCTTTACAATCTCGGGAGATGAATGGTGGTGCTAGTGGCTCAAAGGCTCCATCTCGTAAG GGAGATGAGCGCCCAGAAGATTCCAAGGACCATGCAGAAGATTCTGAG CCATGGATTTCTCTCACGTACCAACCAGCAGAGAGTAATATTGCAACCAAGTACCATGATAAGATGATATCAAACGAGGGTGGACCTATTGATTTCACAATGAGCAA CTCTGATTATGTAATGTCCTTGTGTCCTGGAGCCTCAACTAGGAGCAAGCATATTAACAAATGCCAAGCAATAAG GGAGATGCTTTTGCTACCACTTGAAGAACGCCTTAAAAAATGGTTTACTGAG GTTTCAGAAGtaaatcaatttgatgctctGAAGCACCTTGCTCCTACCTATTCAGAGGAAGAAATCCTGAAAGTCCTTCCAGACTATGCATATTTGGTGCGTGGTTTATGGGTATGCAAAAGTTCTTTGTTGTTTGATGATGGATATGCTTCCAAAAGAGACAGAATCCTTCTTGAATTTACAAAAAGTGAGTCCATCCCTGAGAAAATTCTAGGAGTATGGATCAAACCGGATGACCTTAGGAGGAAGAGGATACTGTTTCCATTGTGTAAAAGACGTGGAGTTATGAAGGACTATAAATTTATATCCTCAGATTTGTCCTTTCTAAAACGCTATCCTCACATAGTCAATGAACAAGAGTGTGCTTGGTCCACTCATGAGATGACTATCCGTGAGTCTCTTGAAGTGTCCAGAACAGTGGAACGGAAGACCAAGAATTCAACCAGACCTAATGTTGCTTCCAAAGGGCCTAATCCAAATACAAGCAAGGGTAGGGATGGCCCTGCTCAAGTAAGTGATGACCATGTGCATGTTTTGGGTACTGTTTTCGCTGCCAACAAAGTTCGCAG CATGCAGGCAGTTGTTAGAGACTTGCGTCAGTTGGCTGCAAAATATGCTTCCAATAGAAAGGATGGATCAAAACTGCAAGCTCTGTGCGAGGCTGCAAAATCTTGTGCATCGCTCTCTCCTGATGAGCTCAAAAGATCAATATCTCTAGTTGCTGTTAATGTTCATGATGTATTTGTTGCAAGGCATGAGCAGAAACGAACTGTACG GAACGTACTCATTTTGCTCTTCCGTAAGAAAGAACCCAATGCAACATTGACCAAGCAGGAAATTCTTGCTACTGCTTCTTCGCATTTAAAAAGAGAGATTAGTGATAAGGAGTACCATCAG GCCGTGACTGAGATCTGCATTTCTACTGAAGATGGACACTTGGTTTTGAAAAGTGGTGACGAGCCCTGA